Proteins from one Ornithobacterium rhinotracheale genomic window:
- a CDS encoding oxidase yields MQDILTNTENDLQIKEGDFLVGNAHSQHQKHILTANKGEYKEFPEVGVGIVQMLADDRYTEMLIETKKQLEYDGMQIKDVSLQPNGNLIIDGKYKA; encoded by the coding sequence ATGCAAGATATTTTAACCAACACCGAAAATGATTTACAAATTAAAGAAGGAGATTTCCTAGTGGGCAACGCTCATAGCCAGCACCAAAAACATATCCTCACCGCCAATAAGGGCGAGTACAAAGAGTTCCCAGAGGTGGGCGTGGGCATTGTTCAAATGCTTGCAGACGACCGCTATACCGAAATGCTCATAGAAACCAAAAAACAATTAGAGTACGATGGTATGCAGATTAAAGATGTGAGCCTGCAACCCAATGGGAATCTAATAATTGACGGTAAATACAAAGCATAA
- a CDS encoding DUF2586 family protein, giving the protein MALPKVLFNIAKDGLGRIADAGAKVPALICTGNTVSAKVQLGKSYQIFSITEAKDLGITEEENPFAYEQVKAFYRQAGDGAELWLMLVSDATTMTEMLDKEGNYAPKIIGDAKGEIRVLGVVKKPTGSESLTGGLDQDVQTAVVNGQALAEHFALKYMPFRVIISGNAWNGEVADLTDYTESDYNKVSCLIGAENTDKYAAVGLTLGKITSIPVQRKIHRVKDGNVLDIVAYFTDGTTIDSRADQWDAIDDKGYIFFRTFAGRSGYYFSGDKTLTRATDDFRTLSNGLVMDKAMLIAYDALVEELSEEVLLSADGSIHPAIIKSWQTKVESNLNGGMVEQGELSAVKVFITPKQDVLRSGKVVINIQLLPVGYAELIEVNIGFTTEIKE; this is encoded by the coding sequence ATGGCACTACCAAAAGTTTTATTTAACATAGCCAAAGATGGCTTGGGAAGAATAGCAGATGCAGGGGCAAAAGTCCCTGCGCTCATCTGCACGGGCAACACCGTGAGCGCTAAGGTACAATTAGGGAAGTCCTACCAAATATTTTCTATTACAGAGGCTAAGGATTTAGGCATTACCGAGGAAGAAAACCCCTTTGCCTATGAGCAAGTAAAAGCCTTTTACCGGCAGGCAGGCGATGGCGCAGAGCTATGGCTTATGCTTGTGAGCGATGCCACCACGATGACTGAAATGCTGGACAAAGAGGGAAATTATGCCCCCAAAATCATTGGCGATGCCAAGGGGGAAATTCGTGTGCTGGGTGTAGTGAAAAAGCCCACAGGAAGCGAGAGCCTCACAGGAGGGCTGGACCAAGATGTGCAAACAGCCGTTGTCAATGGGCAAGCCTTGGCAGAGCATTTTGCTCTAAAATATATGCCTTTTAGAGTAATCATTTCGGGTAACGCGTGGAATGGCGAAGTGGCTGATTTAACAGACTACACAGAAAGCGACTACAACAAAGTAAGTTGCCTTATCGGTGCTGAAAATACTGATAAGTACGCAGCCGTTGGATTAACACTGGGGAAAATTACCAGCATTCCCGTGCAAAGGAAAATTCACCGTGTGAAAGATGGCAATGTGCTAGACATTGTGGCCTACTTTACCGATGGCACCACGATTGACAGCCGTGCCGACCAATGGGATGCCATAGATGATAAAGGCTATATCTTTTTCAGAACCTTCGCAGGGCGCAGTGGCTACTATTTCAGTGGGGACAAAACACTCACCCGCGCAACCGATGATTTTAGAACGCTTAGCAATGGCCTTGTAATGGATAAGGCGATGCTTATTGCTTATGATGCCCTTGTGGAAGAATTGAGCGAGGAAGTACTATTATCCGCCGATGGAAGCATTCACCCTGCCATCATCAAAAGCTGGCAAACCAAAGTGGAGAGCAATCTAAATGGTGGAATGGTAGAGCAAGGCGAGCTATCTGCCGTGAAAGTGTTTATAACCCCTAAACAAGATGTGCTCAGAAGCGGAAAAGTAGTAATCAACATTCAGCTATTACCCGTGGGCTACGCGGAATTAATTGAGGTAAATATAGGTTTCACAACAGAAATAAAAGAATAA
- a CDS encoding tape measure protein, which produces MSYSFSLFLKDFASSSIAKISSGLGTLENKLRNSQSKLQNNFNKSVKSIDELNAKLQRLNAQRTASTSINDIRRLKTEINRTEREIRKLENLPPKGIGGRIRALGGEMGGLVGLAGGVGLAIQAWSGIKALFGLGVELEQTNIKFEVLLGSLDASKKMLGELNNYANLTPYSNEAIIKNSELMLSFGIAQDKIMPNMKMLGDIAMGNEQKLNGLSLAYAQVQSTGRLMGQDLLQMITQGFNPLQIISQNTGIAMGDLKKKMEEGAISAQMVEEAFRLATSEGGLYYGMADRMAESAGGKWSTFLGTLKNVIMRIGLKFAEWIKPIFDIGTAFANKIIPFGKWIVSFLPSLENFTLFMQILGIAALGVGAYMLIANASTIAFSIALGILEGIIWLVETAQWAWNLAMSMNPIGLVVAAIVVLIGVVVLLWNKFAWFRGAILGVWEVLKGLGNTIKNYVVNRFKEMLSGIMGIGQALVKFFSGDFTGAIKTGGEAIKNLMGKDSAAQAISDGKKAFENFNIGWEAGKKANPVTANENVNTTQGVGGGSGNGQSPKSNLFDSLLTDTGGGEKGKKEKAPKAAKDKAGSVISGGTRKTDIHINIQNLGTDTKIYVSSANEGISNLGQRLKEELLRAVNSVNQMQTM; this is translated from the coding sequence ATGAGTTATAGTTTTTCATTATTCTTAAAAGATTTCGCCTCCTCTTCCATTGCGAAGATAAGTAGCGGTTTGGGGACTTTGGAAAACAAACTCCGAAACAGCCAATCAAAATTACAAAATAATTTCAACAAATCGGTAAAATCCATCGATGAATTAAACGCTAAATTGCAGCGCCTCAATGCACAGCGCACAGCCTCTACCTCTATAAACGATATACGGAGGCTGAAAACAGAGATTAATCGCACAGAGCGCGAAATTCGAAAGCTAGAAAATTTACCTCCAAAAGGAATTGGGGGAAGAATTAGAGCGCTTGGCGGAGAGATGGGGGGACTTGTTGGCCTTGCAGGTGGCGTTGGGCTTGCTATTCAGGCTTGGAGTGGAATTAAGGCTTTATTTGGATTAGGTGTAGAGCTAGAACAAACCAATATTAAATTTGAAGTTTTGTTAGGTAGTCTTGATGCTTCAAAAAAAATGCTGGGAGAGCTTAACAACTACGCCAATTTAACGCCCTACTCAAACGAGGCTATTATTAAAAACTCTGAGTTGATGCTCAGTTTTGGCATTGCCCAAGATAAAATTATGCCTAATATGAAAATGCTAGGCGATATAGCCATGGGAAATGAGCAAAAATTAAATGGGCTTTCCTTAGCATATGCACAAGTTCAATCAACGGGTAGGCTCATGGGGCAAGATTTGCTTCAAATGATAACCCAAGGTTTTAACCCTTTGCAGATAATTTCTCAGAATACGGGGATTGCCATGGGGGACCTTAAAAAGAAAATGGAAGAGGGAGCCATTTCTGCCCAAATGGTGGAAGAGGCTTTTAGATTAGCCACTTCAGAGGGCGGTTTGTATTACGGCATGGCCGATAGAATGGCTGAAAGTGCAGGCGGAAAATGGAGTACCTTTTTAGGCACACTCAAAAATGTAATAATGCGTATAGGGCTAAAATTTGCCGAGTGGATTAAGCCTATTTTCGATATAGGTACTGCTTTCGCTAATAAAATTATCCCTTTTGGTAAATGGATTGTCAGCTTTTTGCCTAGCCTAGAAAACTTCACCCTCTTTATGCAGATATTAGGCATTGCAGCCTTAGGTGTAGGCGCGTATATGCTTATTGCCAATGCCTCTACCATTGCTTTCAGTATTGCACTAGGCATTCTTGAGGGAATTATTTGGCTTGTGGAAACGGCACAGTGGGCGTGGAACTTGGCAATGTCGATGAACCCCATAGGGCTTGTGGTGGCCGCCATTGTGGTTTTAATAGGTGTTGTGGTACTGCTGTGGAATAAATTTGCGTGGTTCCGAGGTGCTATTTTGGGCGTGTGGGAAGTATTAAAAGGGCTAGGAAATACGATTAAAAACTATGTGGTTAATCGCTTCAAAGAAATGCTCAGTGGTATTATGGGTATAGGGCAAGCCTTGGTAAAATTCTTTTCAGGAGATTTCACTGGCGCTATAAAAACAGGCGGCGAGGCCATAAAAAACCTAATGGGTAAAGACTCCGCAGCTCAGGCTATCAGTGATGGGAAGAAGGCTTTTGAAAACTTTAATATAGGCTGGGAGGCAGGGAAAAAAGCTAACCCTGTAACAGCAAATGAGAATGTCAATACCACGCAAGGAGTGGGCGGAGGCAGTGGTAATGGGCAAAGCCCTAAATCAAATCTATTTGATTCGCTACTAACTGATACAGGTGGAGGGGAAAAGGGTAAAAAGGAAAAAGCACCTAAGGCGGCAAAGGATAAAGCGGGCAGTGTTATCTCTGGCGGCACACGCAAAACAGATATTCACATCAATATTCAGAACCTCGGCACCGATACCAAAATATATGTGAGTTCCGCTAATGAGGGGATTTCAAACCTAGGGCAAAGGCTAAAAGAAGAATTATTGCGTGCAGTAAATAGTGTAAACCAAATGCAAACAATGTAA
- a CDS encoding DUF6046 domain-containing protein, producing the protein MAEIFDIKELTARAFFDYVGPAFPAWWENNKTAFVAPSLRSISEARAKGSQYFMTLQVSDKKGEITLFPNEPLVDFSLSKTIVETATVGKYRRGKVKEYICTEDWEITIKGLCVDFEEPERYPAEQVQALTLLFEKNESLEVKENKLFELFGIRNIVLKDIQFEAMQGQEGIQKYEISAVSDNDFYAELDDKKIERKKLLS; encoded by the coding sequence ATGGCAGAAATATTCGACATAAAGGAATTAACCGCTCGGGCTTTCTTTGACTATGTTGGCCCCGCATTCCCTGCGTGGTGGGAAAACAATAAAACCGCCTTTGTAGCCCCAAGCCTTAGAAGCATTAGCGAGGCACGCGCCAAGGGTAGCCAATACTTTATGACGCTACAAGTCTCCGACAAAAAAGGCGAAATAACCCTATTTCCCAACGAACCGCTGGTGGATTTTTCATTATCTAAAACCATTGTAGAAACCGCCACCGTGGGCAAATACCGCCGTGGAAAAGTGAAAGAATACATCTGCACTGAAGACTGGGAAATCACCATCAAAGGGCTGTGCGTAGATTTTGAGGAACCCGAGCGCTACCCTGCCGAGCAAGTGCAAGCCCTCACGCTTTTGTTTGAAAAAAACGAAAGTTTAGAAGTGAAAGAAAATAAATTGTTTGAACTCTTTGGCATTAGAAATATCGTTTTAAAAGATATTCAATTTGAGGCGATGCAGGGGCAAGAAGGAATCCAGAAATACGAAATTTCTGCAGTCAGCGACAACGATTTCTACGCCGAGCTAGACGATAAAAAAATAGAGCGAAAAAAACTTTTAAGCTGA
- a CDS encoding late control protein has protein sequence MFVLESHIQIGAYHFKSISQVTITKSVDELSDTCTIEMPTHFIIKEKGKQLYTERAIKAGDEVTVTLGYEGVYRGVEFKGYVKRVKTGTPVVVECEDAMYLLRRKNITKAWERITLKEVLQEVVKDTPIKLSQGIPSVTLDKWIIKNANGTQVLKKLQEEFRLSIFINDKGELYAGLQQLTNIGEVAVYDLNYNIVSNDLEYRSKEERKIKVRYTYIDPKNKRQTIEVGDPEGEVREFHTSVVSDEKKLKEMALAEIEKMKYDGFDGSITSFLVPFATRGMKARLIDKDLKNIDEDYFIKKVETSFGTSGARRKIEIGARL, from the coding sequence ATGTTTGTATTAGAATCACATATCCAAATTGGGGCTTACCACTTTAAAAGTATCAGTCAAGTAACGATTACTAAATCCGTAGATGAGCTGTCGGATACTTGCACCATTGAAATGCCTACTCACTTCATTATTAAAGAAAAAGGTAAACAACTATATACCGAGCGGGCCATCAAAGCAGGCGATGAAGTAACGGTAACTTTGGGCTACGAGGGCGTATACCGCGGTGTAGAATTTAAAGGCTATGTAAAAAGGGTAAAAACGGGCACCCCCGTAGTAGTGGAATGTGAGGACGCAATGTATCTGCTCCGCCGGAAAAATATAACCAAGGCTTGGGAGCGCATTACGCTGAAAGAAGTGTTGCAGGAGGTTGTGAAAGATACGCCTATTAAGCTATCGCAAGGTATTCCCAGCGTTACACTGGATAAATGGATCATCAAAAATGCCAACGGAACGCAGGTTTTAAAAAAGTTACAGGAGGAATTTAGGCTTTCCATTTTCATCAACGATAAGGGCGAGCTATACGCAGGGCTCCAACAGCTAACGAATATCGGAGAAGTGGCGGTGTATGATTTAAACTATAACATCGTTAGCAATGATTTGGAATATCGCAGCAAAGAAGAAAGAAAAATAAAGGTACGCTACACCTATATAGATCCAAAAAATAAACGACAGACCATTGAGGTCGGAGACCCCGAGGGCGAGGTTAGAGAGTTTCACACCTCGGTAGTTTCAGATGAGAAAAAGCTAAAAGAAATGGCGTTAGCAGAAATTGAAAAAATGAAATACGATGGCTTTGATGGCAGTATTACAAGTTTTCTCGTCCCGTTTGCCACTCGTGGAATGAAAGCGCGCCTTATAGATAAAGATTTGAAAAATATTGATGAGGACTACTTCATCAAAAAAGTAGAAACCAGCTTTGGCACCAGTGGTGCCAGACGAAAAATAGAAATTGGAGCAAGGTTATGA
- a CDS encoding cell wall anchor protein, which produces MMNTIQDWITLLFGGGTLVNLIGWLAERKKRTAEIENLKTENESKEIENAERVLKYYREMIEDLALKLKTAISELDEAKQTIKELEQKVEALTNELTKYKQLNGKAKV; this is translated from the coding sequence ATGATGAATACTATACAAGACTGGATTACTTTACTTTTTGGTGGGGGAACGCTGGTAAATCTCATTGGCTGGCTCGCTGAGAGAAAGAAACGAACCGCTGAAATAGAGAACTTGAAAACTGAAAACGAAAGTAAAGAAATTGAAAACGCAGAGCGCGTGTTAAAATACTACCGTGAAATGATAGAAGATTTAGCCCTCAAACTCAAAACTGCCATTTCTGAGCTTGACGAAGCAAAGCAAACTATCAAGGAGCTGGAGCAAAAAGTGGAAGCACTCACCAATGAGCTGACCAAATACAAGCAGTTAAACGGAAAAGCCAAAGTGTAA
- a CDS encoding nucleotidyltransferase produces MARSIEEIQAEIYREKENHEELNELNSTSKTALWRLWIYIVSVAIWSLEKIFDLHRAEIDERLRQLKPHTARWYRNKALAFQYGFDLLEDSDKYNNENHTEEEIEQAKVIKYAAVVESEEQRMLIIKIAGETGGKLWKLAPEVESSFKAYINEIKDAGVAVSIVNYRPDRLKLNLRIVRDPLVLDENGIEILTAKQPVREAIENYMKTLPFNGELSLAKLVDEIQKANGVADVSLDLAESQWIDGSTDTYGIAMPIDISTIPVSGYFAVNFDTEDETKSVINYL; encoded by the coding sequence ATGGCAAGAAGCATAGAAGAAATACAAGCGGAGATTTACCGAGAAAAAGAAAACCACGAAGAACTAAACGAGCTCAATAGCACGAGCAAAACCGCCCTTTGGCGTTTGTGGATATATATTGTTTCCGTAGCGATTTGGTCGCTGGAAAAAATCTTTGATTTGCACAGGGCAGAGATTGACGAGCGTTTGCGCCAACTCAAGCCTCACACGGCACGCTGGTATCGTAATAAGGCTTTGGCTTTTCAATACGGATTTGATTTGCTAGAAGATAGCGACAAATACAACAACGAAAACCATACGGAGGAGGAAATAGAACAAGCCAAAGTAATCAAATACGCCGCCGTGGTTGAGAGTGAGGAACAGCGCATGCTTATCATCAAAATAGCGGGCGAAACTGGAGGTAAACTATGGAAACTCGCGCCCGAGGTTGAGAGCTCATTTAAAGCCTATATAAACGAAATAAAAGACGCTGGTGTAGCTGTATCCATTGTGAACTATCGACCTGATAGATTGAAATTAAATCTTAGAATTGTGCGGGATCCTTTGGTGCTTGATGAAAATGGAATTGAGATTTTAACTGCCAAGCAACCCGTGCGCGAAGCCATAGAAAACTATATGAAAACCCTGCCCTTTAATGGTGAATTGTCTTTGGCTAAATTGGTAGATGAAATCCAAAAAGCCAATGGCGTGGCTGATGTAAGCCTTGATTTGGCAGAAAGTCAATGGATAGATGGTAGTACTGATACTTATGGCATCGCCATGCCCATTGATATTTCTACCATTCCAGTGAGTGGCTATTTCGCTGTGAATTTTGACACAGAAGATGAAACCAAAAGTGTTATCAATTATTTATAA